CAGACAATTATAACCGCAATCGAAATAAGCGTGTTGATAACGGTTGCCAAGAAGCCCAAAAAGCTTAAATTGCCAAAGATAATTCCAATTAAAATATTAAGGATAAAGAAAAAACCAAACACTACTGTCGATTGCATCGCGTGAAATCTTATAAACTTGTCATCTTTTTCTACGAGTAGAATGACAACTCCAGTTATAAAACCCAAGAAATAAGAAAGTGCCGCGACAAAATTTCTACTTTTATCACTTTGCGCCAATTAAATCACCTCCTTTACACTAATAAATTTAACTGCGATTCTTCGTCTTTTTGCCCAGAAACATCTGTTGTTCCGCTCCATATCTTAACAATACCAAATTTGCCATCGAAGCCGGGCTCAACAACGATTTCTCTACTCCTTACCTTGCCTATCGCCTCGCTTAATTTAGAACCACCAAAGCGGACAATCTTCTCAAGTTCTGCTTTAAGCAGTACGTTGAATTCACTCCCAAATACGTTTACAAGCGACATATACTGGTCGTTAACCTTTTGCGTTCCAACTCCAACTTCCAAAGCTTCCGCAATAATTTCATAAAGAGGAACCAAGGAAATAAAAGGCGGCCTTGATTCTCCGTCGGGGTATATCCACTTTACTCCATTCTTGTCTCTAGTTTCTTGTTTCTGATTTATAGTTTTAAGTTCTTCTACTCTATGCATTACACCAACAGTTAAACTACGACCACAAACAGAACATTTTTCTCCTTTTTCGCGAGTTTCAGCAGGGCTCAAACTGACATTACAATCTCTGTGACCTGTAAAATGATATTTTCCCTCTTCAGGATAAAATTCAATCGTAAAGGCAATACGGGAAGTGGACGAGCCAGAAATGGCACCATAAATTGCGTCATAACTAATGTTATTCGCTTCAAACACCGTCACTTCTCTACCCATTTTTTCTAGTGAATGAGCATCCGAAAAAGAAAGTATCGAGCGATTATCGAGATCTCCAACTTCCCAATTCATAGCTGGATCACTCGAAAGACCGCTTTCAATTCCGTAAATGTACTTGGCCATGTCACCGAAGCATTCTTCTACACTGTCAAAACCAGAAAAAGAACCATAGAGCGAAAACCATGGTGTCCACGCGTGAGCAGGAATAACAAGCGCTTTATCCGAAACTTCAAGCGCGATATAGGCTACATCCTTTGCGGATAAACCCACAATTGGCCTTCCGTCCGACCTTAAATTGACCCTCCTTTTTATAAGTTCGTTGTTAAATTTTTCAACATCAGAAAGCTTAGGAAACATCACAAGATTATGTATTCGTCTACCTTTTCCGCCTTGACTGTAAATCGAAGAAATCTCGCACGAAAGCAGGAAGAAGATCTCGCTAGCCGACTGTTCGTTGCTGACTACTGTCTGCTGCGGGCTATTTTCCGGCTGCTTTAATCTGTACAAACCTTCGGCCGTCTCCTCTAGCTGATTTTTAATATGGTCAAACCAAAAAGGATGCGTAAAATCGCCAGTTGCGAGAACAGAAATGCCCTTTAGCCGGGCAAACTGCGCCATATTTTGTAAATTCATCTGTTGAGAAACCGCCCTGGAGTATCTGGAGTGTAAATGAAGATCCGCAACAAACTTCACTGCTGCCTCATTTTGATCAAAAACAACCGACTTGTCAACAATGTTGTTATATAATTCCCTCTTATGGAAAGACCCGCACCAGACGTTGAAAAAATAGCAGAGCAAATGCTCAAATTTGCGAACATGGGAAACGAGTCAGGGGTAAATAATGTAATTCTAGAAGGAGTACCCAGCGTAAGAGGAGTACGTGAAGCCACATTTGGCTATTTTCCATTAGCATTAGGTAGAGAGGCTGCTACAGCTGTGGGGCAGGTTGAGCCAGATCTAGACTACGAAAGCTATTTAGAAAAAATATTAGCCATGGAAATATCACCAGAAGTTCAAGCTCTTACTCCCGACAACAAAAGGCAAAGAGATCACATGGAAAGATTTACTGTTCCAAATCTACTTCCATCTCATGTAATAACTTTTGGCCGCTCCGATGGTCAAGAGGTTGTTACTCTTCATATGCTTATTGGAATATCTCCCCGAACCGCATTGAAGGAAATGCAGAGAACAATAAAACAAGAACTGCAGAGAGCAAACTTTCACAAAAACTGACCTACTTCTTTTTCTTTAAACCTGCGTATTGGTTTGCGTATAATTTTTTGATCTCAGTCACAGTTGTTGCATCCTCTGCTCTTTTGTCATCGCCTCGGAACTTGACCAATCGCGGAAATCTCAAAGCGTACCCAAACCCGTCTTTCTCCCCAGCCGTATGAATTGGCCCCTTCGTAATTTCATCCGCGTAAATTTCCATAACAACCTTCGGTTCTACCCAATAACTAGGCTCAATTTTGGCGGTTACCCGCGCGGGTTTATGGCTAAGTTTCAACTTATTAGCAATTTTATTCACCTTTCTAAACTCATCATCTGTAAGCCCTGTACCAATTCTCGAGATCGTCTCGAACTTATCTTCTTTCTCGTTGTACACACCAACCAAAAGACCTCCAACGCCAAATTCCGTCCTCTTTCCGCGGCCGGAATAAACTCCCAGCAGTACACAGTCAACAGTATCTGTTAGTGCCCCCGCGCTTGCCCTTTTAAACTTCACCCAATGAAAACCACGGCCTCCGGCTTTGTATGGCGAATCGAGCTTCTTAAGCATCAGTCCTTCTAATCCTTCGGAAACTGCCTCGTTAAAAAATTCTGTGATCTGTTTTGCGCTGTGAAGAACTCTTTGCTCAGCCAATCTCACAACCAAATTATGCTCCATTGTCACATCTTCCAGCTTCTTTCTTCTTTCCGTCTGCGGAAGCTCCGTTATGTCGCGTCCGTTCAAATACAAAATATCAAAAGCGAAAAGCACCAGCGGCATATCCTTGGCCATCTGTTCTACTTCATACTTTCTTCTTCTCTTTGTCGTTTCCTGAAAGGGCAAAAACTCCTGAGTTACCGGGTTATAAGCAATCGCTTCACCCT
This sequence is a window from Candidatus Curtissbacteria bacterium. Protein-coding genes within it:
- a CDS encoding endonuclease Q family protein, with the translated sequence MKFVADLHLHSRYSRAVSQQMNLQNMAQFARLKGISVLATGDFTHPFWFDHIKNQLEETAEGLYRLKQPENSPQQTVVSNEQSASEIFFLLSCEISSIYSQGGKGRRIHNLVMFPKLSDVEKFNNELIKRRVNLRSDGRPIVGLSAKDVAYIALEVSDKALVIPAHAWTPWFSLYGSFSGFDSVEECFGDMAKYIYGIESGLSSDPAMNWEVGDLDNRSILSFSDAHSLEKMGREVTVFEANNISYDAIYGAISGSSTSRIAFTIEFYPEEGKYHFTGHRDCNVSLSPAETREKGEKCSVCGRSLTVGVMHRVEELKTINQKQETRDKNGVKWIYPDGESRPPFISLVPLYEIIAEALEVGVGTQKVNDQYMSLVNVFGSEFNVLLKAELEKIVRFGGSKLSEAIGKVRSREIVVEPGFDGKFGIVKIWSGTTDVSGQKDEESQLNLLV
- a CDS encoding DUF4870 domain-containing protein codes for the protein MAQSDKSRNFVAALSYFLGFITGVVILLVEKDDKFIRFHAMQSTVVFGFFFILNILIGIIFGNLSFLGFLATVINTLISIAVIIVWIVSMIKAYQGQIYKWPWAGDFAERQVK